AGAGGAACAGCAATTTTCTTCGGACTTTGTGCAGCCGCATTTCTCCCAATGTACGCAGGAGCATTGTTCTGGAGAAGAATGACAAGAGAAGGTGCAATTGCAAGTCTTGTAGTCGGTACATTCAGCAGTTTATTCTGGCTGACTTTTGTCCACGCAAAAGAAGCTGTACCTCTTGGAATCTCACAGGCAATCTTTGGGGTCGATACAATCCTAACAGGAACATGGACCGTTGTAGATCCAATTCTTGTTGCAACGCCAATAGCAGCAATCGCAGCAGTCGTGGTAAGTCTAGCCACAAAACCTACTCCAAAAGAACATGTGGACTTTTGCTATAAAGGATTAAAATAAACTCCCAGCGCGTCAGCGTTAAATACGGGCAACCTGCAAATTCCTGTAAAAGGAAAACGGAGGAGAAAGGTTGCCTGTATTAACCCTTATTTGCTGCAGGATGTTTGAAGACGAAGTTGTACATCTTCTGGAAGAAGACCCACTGATTACTGACATTACTGTTATTGAAAATGATGAATCTGAAGGAATACAGCGAAAGCTGGAAGCTTCAGGCGTCCATCACCATCTCGCGCCATTGGAATCACTCAGCCCTGATGATTTCAACAAAATGGGATTCCATGTAGTGGTTCAGATGCTTGAATTTGCATTGCATGCAGTACCTGCAAAACTGAAAGATGAAGTATATGCAAATATAGAAAAATTCACTCCATTCTCAAATGGCATTCTCCTTTTCTACGGACTATGTGGCAACATCTTAAGGGATGTTGAGAAGGATTTTGAAGATCATAAGTGCAGAGTTGCCATCCTGAAAGAACCAAACGGTGAAATTATCGATGATTGTATCGGAGCCGTACTTGGGGGCAGGGACGCTTACCTCCAGACCCTGAAAAGTTTCAACGGGGAAGGAACGTTTTTCCTTACACCCATGTGGGCAGCTAACTGGAGAGATATGCTTGTATCATCTGGTTTTGGAAAGGATCCAAACGATATTGAAACATCCCGATTTGTTTTTGAGACGGTGGGTTACGTGCATGTTGCCAAGGTTGAAACCGGACTGCATTATGAGAAAGACTTCGATGCACAGGTCAATGAGTTTGCAGAACTCTTTGAATTTGACATTATGAATATTCCTGCAAGTCTTAGTACCCTCAAAGCCTGTTATGCAAATGTTCGGGATGCGGTCCTTGAAGGATAATTGGGAAAGTTCAAAAATCCTAAATAGTTTGTCACCTATGGAATTCAAACAGGTGATATTTTGACGAGAGTACTTGCAACCGGCACATTTGACCTTCTTCATCCCGGCCATCTCTTTTTTCTTGAGGAAGCAAAAAAGCTGGGCGATGAGTTGTACGTAATCGTTGCAAGGGATTCCAAAATAGAGCATAAACCTAAACCCATTATTCCCGAAGAACAGAGAGTCAGGATGATTACAGCATTAAAAGTTGTGGATTATGCAATCTTAGGAAGTGAAGGCGATATGTTTGAGCCTCTTGAAGAAATCCAGCCTGACATAATAGCTCTTGGACATGATCAGGTTTTTGATTCCGACAAACTCAAAGAAGAACTTGCAAAAAGAGGATTTGCATCCGAAATTACAAGAATCGAAAAATCAGAAGCCTGCAGATTCTGCAGCAGTGGAAAGATCATAAAAGAAATTCTGAAAAGATATGGAAAAAAGGATTAAAGCAGACAATCTTCAATCCTTTTCAGGGCTTCCCTTATTCTTTCCTGTGAAGTCGCGTAGGAAATCCTTACGAAATTCTTACCACTTGCACCAAATGCAGAACCAGGGGTTAAAGCAACGTGAGCTTCGGAAAGCAGTTTTTCTGCGATGGTGTCACCATCACCATATTCACTGACGTCTGCAAATGCGTAGAAAGCACCATCAGGTTTGTTGCACTTGATTCCAATTGCATTCAAACCGTCAATAAGAATGTCGCGCCTCTTCCTGAATTCGTCCACCATCTCCATTACAGGTTCCTGTGGACCTTCCAGTGCAGCCACTCCCCCATATTGGGCAAAAGTGGTCGCGCTGCTTACTGAATGGGAATGAATCTTCTTGAATCCCTGAAGAAGTTCCGGATTGGCGTGGACATAACCAAGTCTCCAGCCTGTCATTGCATAAGCTTTGGAGAAACCATTTACTGTGATTGTACGATCCTGCATCCCGTCCATCGCCCCGATGCTAAGGTGCTTGCGATCGTACACAATTTTCTCATAGATTTCATCGGAAAGTACGAGAAGATCGTGATCAATTGCCAGATCTGCAATGTTCTTGAGTTCTTTCTGGCTAAAAACACCCCCAGTAGGATTGCATGGGCTGTTTACCACGATAATACGGGTTTTATCCGTAATGTAGTCAGCTACATCCACAGGCATAAACCCGTTGTCTGGATCTGTTGGAACCCAGGTCGTGTTTGCACCTGCAAAGCTGATACATGGATCATAAGACACCCAGGCCGGATCAAAAATAATGGCCTCATCACCGTCGTCAAGAACAGACATCATTATTTCAAAAATTGCCTGTTTGGCACCAGGAGTAACAAGTATGTCGGATGCTTTTGCTTCAAGCCCGTTTTCGGATACAAGCTTGTTGGCAATGGCTTCCCTTAATTCAGGGATCCCGGGAGATGGAGCATAATGGGTAGCACCATTGTAAAGTGCCTCACTTGCAGCATCTGATATGTGTTTTGGAGTGTCAAAATCAGGTTCTCCAAGACTAAAGCTTATGACATCAATTCCATCGCTTTTCATCTGGCT
The window above is part of the Methanohalophilus levihalophilus genome. Proteins encoded here:
- a CDS encoding pyridoxal phosphate-dependent aminotransferase; this translates as MSSSRLKRVGESPTIRIANIASQMKSDGIDVISFSLGEPDFDTPKHISDAASEALYNGATHYAPSPGIPELREAIANKLVSENGLEAKASDILVTPGAKQAIFEIMMSVLDDGDEAIIFDPAWVSYDPCISFAGANTTWVPTDPDNGFMPVDVADYITDKTRIIVVNSPCNPTGGVFSQKELKNIADLAIDHDLLVLSDEIYEKIVYDRKHLSIGAMDGMQDRTITVNGFSKAYAMTGWRLGYVHANPELLQGFKKIHSHSVSSATTFAQYGGVAALEGPQEPVMEMVDEFRKRRDILIDGLNAIGIKCNKPDGAFYAFADVSEYGDGDTIAEKLLSEAHVALTPGSAFGASGKNFVRISYATSQERIREALKRIEDCLL
- a CDS encoding adenylyltransferase/cytidyltransferase family protein — its product is MQTGDILTRVLATGTFDLLHPGHLFFLEEAKKLGDELYVIVARDSKIEHKPKPIIPEEQRVRMITALKVVDYAILGSEGDMFEPLEEIQPDIIALGHDQVFDSDKLKEELAKRGFASEITRIEKSEACRFCSSGKIIKEILKRYGKKD
- a CDS encoding DUF1638 domain-containing protein — protein: MPVLTLICCRMFEDEVVHLLEEDPLITDITVIENDESEGIQRKLEASGVHHHLAPLESLSPDDFNKMGFHVVVQMLEFALHAVPAKLKDEVYANIEKFTPFSNGILLFYGLCGNILRDVEKDFEDHKCRVAILKEPNGEIIDDCIGAVLGGRDAYLQTLKSFNGEGTFFLTPMWAANWRDMLVSSGFGKDPNDIETSRFVFETVGYVHVAKVETGLHYEKDFDAQVNEFAELFEFDIMNIPASLSTLKACYANVRDAVLEG